A genome region from Nocardia sp. NBC_01730 includes the following:
- the hsaA gene encoding 3-hydroxy-9,10-secoandrosta-1,3,5(10)-triene-9,17-dione monooxygenase oxygenase subunit has product MTNGKLLERVRDLVPNIRERAANTERQRRVPEHTVRELTDAGVFRMLQPRRFGGDESSPVDFFEVIRAIAAACPSTGWVASVFGTHAWQLALFPLEAQHDVWSHNPDALVSTSYVPAGTSTPVDGGFELSGRWGFSSGCDHADWVMVGALAPGADGAPGVHLTLLVPRGDYRIDDVWHAVGLSGTGSHDIVIDKAFVPVHRTHDAELHNAELGVPADVPALYRLPFTSILPSGVAAPVIGAAQGAYEAYLERMRERATATDPFTHVHIARAASEIDAAVLQMDRNLSEELRYAEVGEDIPIELRLRARRDQVRGTERAVEAIELLFRISGGRGARTPNVVERHWRDAHAGSLHLANAAERALANFGRGELELPVEDRIL; this is encoded by the coding sequence ATGACCAATGGCAAGTTGCTCGAGCGAGTGCGGGACCTCGTCCCGAACATCAGGGAACGGGCTGCGAATACCGAGCGGCAGCGGCGGGTGCCGGAGCACACGGTCCGCGAACTGACCGACGCGGGCGTTTTCCGGATGTTGCAGCCCCGCCGTTTCGGTGGCGACGAGTCATCGCCGGTGGACTTCTTCGAAGTTATCCGCGCTATCGCGGCGGCGTGCCCGTCGACAGGGTGGGTCGCCTCGGTTTTCGGTACGCACGCATGGCAGCTGGCACTGTTCCCGCTGGAAGCCCAGCATGACGTCTGGAGCCATAACCCCGACGCCTTGGTGTCGACGTCCTATGTGCCTGCGGGAACGTCGACACCTGTCGACGGCGGCTTCGAATTGTCCGGCCGATGGGGGTTCTCGTCCGGCTGTGATCACGCCGACTGGGTCATGGTGGGTGCGTTGGCGCCTGGTGCCGACGGTGCACCGGGTGTCCATCTGACGTTGCTGGTGCCCCGCGGCGACTATCGGATCGACGACGTGTGGCATGCGGTGGGTCTGTCGGGAACGGGCAGCCATGACATTGTGATCGACAAGGCGTTCGTGCCCGTCCACCGGACCCACGATGCGGAACTCCACAATGCGGAACTCGGCGTGCCTGCCGATGTCCCCGCGCTGTACCGGCTCCCGTTCACCAGCATCTTGCCGAGTGGCGTCGCCGCGCCGGTCATCGGTGCTGCACAGGGCGCCTACGAGGCGTACCTGGAGCGAATGCGGGAGCGTGCCACCGCCACCGACCCTTTTACTCATGTGCACATCGCCCGCGCCGCGTCGGAGATCGACGCCGCGGTCCTGCAAATGGATCGCAATCTGTCCGAGGAACTGCGCTACGCCGAAGTGGGTGAGGATATTCCGATCGAACTGCGATTGCGTGCCCGCCGCGATCAAGTACGCGGCACCGAGCGCGCGGTGGAAGCGATCGAGCTGCTCTTCAGGATTTCCGGTGGCCGGGGGGCACGCACGCCCAATGTGGTGGAACGCCATTGGCGCGATGCGCACGCGGGGAGTCTGCATCTTGCCAATGCCGCCGAGCGGGCATTGGCGAACTTCGGCCGAGGCGAACTCGAGCTGCCGGTGGAAGATCGGATCCTGTGA